From Methanobacterium congolense, one genomic window encodes:
- a CDS encoding ABC transporter ATP-binding protein, giving the protein MEEEVDYAIKTSQLVKKFGDFKALDGMNLKVKKGEIYGLLGPNGAGKTTTIRVLCGLSNASSGKAQIFGKKVPNSAISKLIGYMPQETALYDGLTVKQNLKFFGEIFSLKNDRINEKIGELLKFIDLEDWKDEVTGNLSGGMKHRVSLACTLIHEPEVLFLDEPTVGVDPELRVSFWNYFNMLKDSGITILITTHYMDEARHCDRVGFVKRGKIITEGPPEDILKATGTKSLEDAFLEFSRTEELNHLEGVVVP; this is encoded by the coding sequence TTGGAAGAAGAAGTTGATTATGCCATAAAAACATCCCAGCTTGTAAAGAAGTTTGGTGATTTCAAAGCCTTGGATGGGATGAACCTCAAAGTAAAAAAGGGTGAGATTTATGGATTACTGGGTCCTAACGGTGCAGGTAAAACAACCACCATACGAGTACTCTGCGGTTTATCAAACGCCTCATCTGGAAAAGCCCAAATTTTTGGAAAAAAAGTTCCAAACAGTGCAATATCTAAACTCATAGGTTACATGCCCCAGGAAACTGCTCTTTACGATGGGCTCACAGTGAAACAGAACCTGAAATTTTTTGGGGAAATTTTCAGCCTGAAGAATGATAGAATAAATGAAAAAATTGGTGAACTCCTCAAATTCATAGATCTGGAAGACTGGAAGGATGAGGTGACTGGTAACCTTAGTGGAGGAATGAAACACAGGGTTTCACTGGCATGCACCCTCATACATGAGCCAGAAGTACTTTTTCTTGATGAACCTACCGTTGGTGTCGATCCTGAACTCAGGGTATCCTTCTGGAACTACTTCAACATGCTGAAGGATTCCGGTATAACCATACTCATCACAACCCATTACATGGATGAGGCACGCCACTGCGACAGAGTGGGATTCGTTAAAAGGGGCAAAATAATCACAGAAGGACCTCCTGAAGACATATTAAAGGCTACAGGAACCAAATCCCTTGAAGATGCCTTCCTTGAGTTTTCAAGAACTGAGGAATTGAATCATCTTGAAGGAGTTGTTGTTCCATGA
- a CDS encoding TrmB family transcriptional regulator — translation MADIPVENETLNALKTMGLTDYETRAYVALTSVISGTATELSEASNVPRSKIYVVLKSLVKKGFVEMSRGKPLQFTVVPPHEVFKRSRNEIMETMDKAEAELNVVYETQIPNVPAPIWLVHGPEKIVNKELEIISRAEESLIIMAGFMFKEEPSKLKELIKPVIKKGVDVRIITVPHSVVDDDVIHVSPVLENVGCDLKVLQIPNIKMVLRDKKEMLVAFSKFSGESAVSKTSIGIWNQYKEFVETIGGIYEFVWSTELFKEAQI, via the coding sequence TTGGCAGACATTCCAGTGGAAAATGAAACTTTAAACGCCCTTAAAACTATGGGACTTACAGATTATGAGACAAGGGCTTACGTGGCTTTAACATCGGTTATATCTGGAACAGCGACGGAGTTAAGTGAAGCATCAAACGTTCCACGTTCTAAGATATACGTTGTCCTGAAGTCCCTTGTGAAGAAGGGATTTGTGGAAATGAGCAGAGGCAAACCACTGCAATTCACTGTTGTACCTCCCCATGAGGTCTTCAAAAGGTCGAGAAATGAAATAATGGAAACAATGGACAAGGCTGAAGCTGAATTGAACGTGGTCTACGAAACCCAGATACCCAACGTACCAGCACCCATATGGCTCGTGCACGGTCCTGAGAAGATCGTGAACAAGGAACTCGAGATCATCTCAAGGGCGGAAGAATCCCTGATCATAATGGCAGGGTTTATGTTCAAGGAAGAACCTAGCAAATTAAAAGAATTAATTAAACCAGTAATTAAAAAGGGGGTGGATGTAAGAATCATAACTGTACCCCACTCTGTGGTGGATGATGATGTGATACATGTATCTCCAGTTCTCGAGAACGTGGGTTGCGACCTGAAGGTACTGCAGATACCCAACATAAAAATGGTTTTAAGGGATAAAAAGGAAATGCTCGTGGCGTTCTCCAAGTTTTCAGGAGAAAGCGCAGTTTCAAAAACCTCAATTGGAATATGGAACCAGTACAAAGAGTTTGTTGAAACTATTGGGGGGATATACGAATTTGTGTGGAGCACAGAACTCTTTAAGGAAGCACAGATTTAA
- a CDS encoding glycosyltransferase: MKALFVVTGRGIGGDAMTALNIARALEKRGVECEFALDPTAPGLLFKKHGITWHKTSVPQAGGHAATKAKMAKAAFKTFKAVLGASRLCKKVKPNVVVGVIGGGAVVGCLGALVARVPSVGVLITPMDANICTKVTTNVALPESNLFQLESAELEKLNTKKAYSPINPEVIVGDREKALKKMPEGYDPALPTVLFSSGSTLFEKMAQGVEKLGESQTHANILVVGDPLEEDYLNYFESEKVFYLGYVDWIRDLYKLVDVAVVTDDGMMIHEAMACNIPVVALLGVKYGRYHNLAAVFKGAVLEAELENLETVLEDAFRDMDEMKLNASKYGTDVLNSADDIAEMIYSKIHK; the protein is encoded by the coding sequence ATGAAAGCATTATTTGTTGTTACAGGAAGGGGCATAGGAGGGGATGCAATGACAGCCCTCAACATAGCAAGGGCTCTTGAAAAGAGGGGAGTTGAATGTGAGTTCGCCCTGGATCCCACAGCGCCAGGTTTACTATTTAAAAAACATGGAATAACATGGCACAAAACCAGCGTTCCACAGGCGGGAGGACACGCTGCAACAAAGGCAAAAATGGCCAAGGCAGCATTTAAAACATTCAAAGCAGTACTGGGAGCATCAAGACTTTGCAAAAAAGTTAAACCCAATGTTGTGGTGGGAGTGATAGGTGGAGGTGCAGTTGTGGGATGTCTTGGAGCACTCGTTGCAAGGGTTCCATCTGTTGGAGTTCTCATAACCCCAATGGATGCCAACATCTGCACAAAGGTCACAACGAACGTTGCATTACCTGAGTCCAATTTATTCCAGTTGGAAAGTGCGGAACTTGAAAAGCTCAACACTAAAAAAGCTTACTCTCCAATAAACCCCGAAGTAATAGTGGGTGATAGGGAAAAAGCCCTTAAAAAAATGCCAGAAGGTTATGATCCAGCTTTACCAACTGTTCTCTTCTCATCAGGTTCAACACTCTTTGAAAAAATGGCCCAGGGTGTGGAAAAACTTGGAGAAAGCCAAACTCATGCTAATATACTTGTTGTTGGAGACCCCTTGGAAGAGGATTACCTGAATTACTTCGAATCTGAAAAGGTGTTCTATCTGGGTTACGTAGACTGGATACGCGACCTTTACAAGCTCGTTGATGTGGCTGTGGTCACAGATGATGGTATGATGATACATGAAGCCATGGCATGCAACATACCTGTTGTGGCACTTTTAGGAGTGAAGTATGGACGTTACCACAATTTAGCTGCAGTCTTCAAGGGTGCTGTGCTTGAGGCTGAACTTGAAAACCTTGAAACAGTCCTAGAAGATGCTTTCAGAGATATGGATGAGATGAAGCTGAATGCTTCCAAGTATGGGACAGACGTTTTAAATTCAGCTGATGATATTGCAGAGATGATCTACAGTAAGATTCATAAATAA
- a CDS encoding transposase family protein, protein MGESRFIFMTKQKQTALNSYFGVKQYKLYDWVNINLKKDELIPEKHQDPIENTEKSKIVSKDHDNIYSLMKPVCPSCNSKKYVKHGFNQKLILIKGMEPFKIRLQRYKCKNCDGYYQTHLDNILKQNSTYNNEIKEYPSIINALQRISLRNISKIIELDWNKRPSPQSIKNWLSKTIKNRNNNTKRDYSGYYNYDEQYVKINGKWMFRLALFDVKNNILVKEKIEEKLNPQTVKSFLKKIRDKIHIIAITTDNKPYYRNIMDKLRIKHQLCIFHLKKELNTKIKRIKRKNKLNKEEIEQIKNIKNLIFEIIDSKNYNESKKLFNKLKKEINNHSSSFIKFINKKFLKNFNRYTNYLKDRNITKTSNKIENYFRNTLPKGIKRIFKTKKGLKEQLTLQKEKWETKQKNKKTSTKN, encoded by the coding sequence ATGGGTGAGAGCAGATTTATTTTCATGACCAAACAAAAACAAACTGCTCTCAATAGTTATTTTGGTGTTAAACAATATAAACTTTATGATTGGGTGAACATTAATCTAAAAAAAGATGAATTAATCCCTGAAAAACACCAAGACCCCATAGAAAATACTGAAAAATCTAAAATCGTGTCTAAAGACCATGATAATATTTATAGTTTGATGAAACCAGTTTGTCCATCTTGTAACTCAAAAAAATATGTTAAACATGGTTTTAACCAAAAATTAATCCTTATTAAAGGAATGGAACCTTTTAAAATCAGATTACAAAGATATAAATGCAAAAACTGTGACGGATATTATCAAACACATCTTGATAACATATTAAAACAAAATTCAACATATAATAATGAAATTAAAGAGTATCCAAGTATTATTAATGCTTTACAACGAATTTCATTGAGGAATATATCGAAAATTATTGAATTAGACTGGAATAAAAGGCCTTCACCCCAATCGATCAAGAATTGGCTATCAAAAACAATTAAAAATAGAAATAACAATACCAAAAGAGATTATTCCGGATATTATAACTATGATGAACAATACGTTAAAATTAACGGTAAATGGATGTTTAGATTAGCTTTATTCGACGTTAAAAACAATATTTTAGTCAAAGAAAAAATTGAGGAAAAACTAAATCCACAAACTGTTAAAAGCTTTTTAAAGAAAATACGAGATAAAATACATATAATTGCCATAACAACAGATAACAAACCATATTACAGAAATATAATGGATAAATTAAGAATAAAACATCAACTATGTATATTTCACTTAAAAAAAGAATTAAATACCAAAATAAAAAGGATAAAACGCAAAAATAAACTGAATAAAGAAGAAATTGAACAAATAAAAAATATTAAAAACTTAATATTTGAAATAATAGATTCAAAAAACTATAATGAATCAAAAAAATTATTCAACAAACTTAAAAAAGAAATAAACAACCATTCATCTTCATTTATTAAATTCATAAATAAAAAATTCCTAAAAAACTTCAATAGATATACAAACTATCTAAAAGATAGAAATATCACGAAAACAAGCAACAAAATAGAAAATTACTTTAGAAACACACTTCCCAAAGGAATAAAAAGAATATTCAAAACAAAAAAAGGATTAAAAGAACAATTAACACTACAAAAAGAAAAATGGGAAACTAAACAAAAAAATAAAAAAACATCAACTAAAAATTAG